The region ATCAAAATAAACATTTGTATCAATGGATAGGAGCAGCTGGAATAACTAAAGAGATTACATTCCATTGTTTTAGACATACCTACGCTACACTACAATTACATAACGGTACAGACATTTATACTGTATCTAAGATGTTAGGACATAAAGACCTTAAAACTACTCAGATTTACGCAAAGATTGTAGATGAAGCAAAGCGAGAAGCAACTAATAAAATAAAACTAGACCTGTAATATGGATTTAATAGACCAGTACAAAGCATGCTCTATCAACTTTGATAAAATATCAGTAAAGACAAGAATGCCATTAAAACAACTTGAAAAAAAAATTCATAAGGCTTTAAGTAGAAGATTAGCAAATAAACTTAGAGTTGACGCCTTAAGTAAATATGATCTGAATATGAGTACTTCATTAGTACAAGATATTATAGTTGGTATTTTTAAAACAGTTGAATTTGCTCAAAAAAATAATATTTCTAGTTGTGAGAAACAGCACAAGGAATTGATCGTTGGAATTAAAAATTTAAACAAATATATTGACAGGTTAGTAACTATTAGCAATACAAATATTGGGGACACGGTAGACATATCAAATGCTTTAATTGATACGATACACGCTATTTTTACTAAGCTTGACCATTATGGTATTGATTTAAAATCAAGTCCTTTAAACTTTTATTTTAATAATATTATTGAACGATTAAAGGAAATTACAAGCCCTGAAAATCTGGCGAGGGCTTCTGCTATGAATAAGTTAAAAGAGGATTCTAAGTTAGTTACAATTACTACGGATGATAATATCAATCATCAAAAACTTAAAATTAATCAAATAGCTTTAAAGTACGTTTACGAGGGAAGTACTATTAATACTGATAATATGGACGAAATAGCTAGAGAGTACGGTCATAACTCAGGCGCAAAACTCTATCAGCAATATAACTACTACAACAGTACCGCAAATAGAAAAGGAGAACCTAAAAATAGTACTAAGAAAAAACTTAAAAACAAAATCAATTTAATCGACAGTATTATAAAATTAGTTGATAAAGAATATCATAGAAAAATACTAGATGAATGTTTAGTATTAGAAAATATATTAAAAAGCATGGATTAAATAATTGCATCTAGTTTTTACTAAACTTTTAACTACCTGTATTCTAATATTTTAAAAAAAAGCAACTAGTTAGAACCAGTAGACCATCATTAAGGAGTTGAATCTTTGTAACCGTTATAAATAAATTAATAGTTACATTATGAACAATCCATTTTCAGAAATCGCAGCAAGGCTTAGTACAATTGAAACCTTGATCTTAGATTTAAAGCACCCACCTAAAAAAACCGAAAGTGAACCAGCTGAGCAACTTTTTACAGTGCAGCAAGCGGCAGTTTTTTTAAACCTATCAGTACCCACTATTTACAGTAAAGTTAGTCGGTCTGAACTACCTGTTATGAAACGAGGTAAAAGGCTCTATTTCTCAAACTTAGAGTTAATGAAGTACATTAAAGGAGGTCGTAAATTATCCAATGCTGAAATAGAGCAGCAAGCCGATGCCTATTTATCTAAAAAATAAAAGGGTTGAACGATGAATAACCAAGCGAACAACCATAAAAATGTAGATGTTAAAGATAGTAATTATAAGAATCAGCTTAAAATTATATTTAGGTATTTACAAGACAATATAGCAACAGCTTCAATGATAGCGGATGCAACAGGTATACCACATAAGAATATTTGTAGGTATAAACGAGATTTAGAGAAAGCTGGGAGACTTTGGGAGATGGTAGAAAAGCAATGTAAAATAACAGGTTTTCTAGCATGGTACTTAAC is a window of Nonlabens sp. MB-3u-79 DNA encoding:
- a CDS encoding helix-turn-helix domain-containing protein, with amino-acid sequence MNNPFSEIAARLSTIETLILDLKHPPKKTESEPAEQLFTVQQAAVFLNLSVPTIYSKVSRSELPVMKRGKRLYFSNLELMKYIKGGRKLSNAEIEQQADAYLSKK